The proteins below come from a single Chryseobacterium nepalense genomic window:
- a CDS encoding LytR/AlgR family response regulator transcription factor, with the protein MKIKAVIVDDEVIAREVLRNYLNKYCPQVEILGEAENIKEAVPLIAEKQPQLVFLDVEMPFGNAFDVLEATKDFSYETIFITAFSQYSLQALNKSASYYILKPIDIQELILAVNKVAESIEKKEDFNRNKILLENLKLKPEKQQLILPTLQGFDVVKTEDILRLQADGNFTQVFLTDGSKKMVCRFLKHFDDLLEHPFVRVHRSHIININFVKSYHKSGTATLSDNTEIEISGSFKDNFLKVFS; encoded by the coding sequence ATGAAAATAAAAGCCGTCATCGTAGACGATGAAGTGATCGCAAGAGAAGTTTTGAGGAATTACCTCAACAAATATTGTCCGCAGGTAGAGATTTTGGGCGAGGCGGAGAATATTAAGGAAGCGGTTCCGCTGATTGCCGAAAAGCAGCCGCAACTTGTTTTCCTGGATGTGGAAATGCCTTTCGGAAATGCTTTTGATGTGTTGGAAGCAACGAAAGATTTTTCCTACGAGACAATTTTCATCACAGCTTTTTCACAATACTCGCTGCAGGCACTTAATAAATCGGCGAGTTATTATATTTTAAAACCGATCGATATTCAGGAGTTAATTCTGGCAGTCAACAAAGTGGCAGAAAGCATTGAGAAGAAAGAAGATTTCAACCGGAATAAAATTCTCCTTGAAAACTTAAAGTTAAAACCCGAAAAGCAACAGCTGATTCTCCCGACATTGCAGGGATTTGATGTGGTGAAAACGGAGGATATTCTAAGGCTTCAGGCAGATGGAAATTTTACGCAGGTGTTTCTTACGGATGGCTCCAAAAAAATGGTGTGCCGGTTTCTGAAGCATTTCGATGATCTATTGGAACATCCTTTTGTAAGGGTTCACCGTTCCCATATTATCAATATCAATTTCGTGAAATCTTATCACAAAAGCGGTACAGCAACACTTTCCGACAATACCGAAATTGAAATTTCCGGAAGTTTTAAAGATAATTTCCTGAAAGTCTTTTCTTAA
- a CDS encoding M13 family metallopeptidase, whose protein sequence is MKKLTLSLLLLGGICSQMVNAQATDKGLDLSLMDKSVRPQDDFYSYVSGTWMKTAKIPSDKPTWGSFNKLAEDTDNNSMTILNSLLKDKFADGTEGRKIQDLYATYMNIQKRNADGIKPIQANINKIDAIKNLKDLQNYLTSVTKEGENTMYGWGVDADLKDSKMNAVYLGNASLGLGRDYYQKVNDKNTEALAEYTKYVASMLKELGYKNADAAAKGIVEYEKSIAKTYLTNEQSRDNTLQYNPRTMAELKTLVKGVDLPAYLKAVGVNTDKVIIGEIGYYKDFDKLVNEKNLPLIKDYLKFHMINGSASYLSEKLGDMRFAFYGKYLRGQQEQRALNKRGYELINGTLGEAFGKLYVEKYFPAEAKAQMVELIDYLKKSFAVHINNLAWMSSTTKEKAMQKLNKFTVKVAYPDKWKDYSKLTIIPESKGGNLYSNLQNITEWQYNKDLAKIGKPVDKSEWGMTPQTVNAYYNPVNNEIVFPAAILQPPFFNPNADAAVNFGGIGAVIGHEMSHGFDDSGAQFDADGNLVDWWTPEDKANFEKATKALAAQYDKYEPVKGTFVNGTFTNGENIADLGGVNIAYDALQMYLKDKGNPGPISGYTQDQRFFLSWATVWRTLSSEKYMINQVKTDPHSPGYFRSFGPLTNVDAFYKAFDVKEGDKLYKKPEERIKIW, encoded by the coding sequence ATGAAAAAATTAACGCTTTCTCTGCTTTTATTAGGAGGAATATGTTCACAAATGGTGAACGCTCAGGCGACAGATAAAGGCTTAGACCTTAGCCTGATGGATAAATCAGTACGTCCTCAGGACGATTTTTACAGCTATGTGAGCGGAACATGGATGAAAACCGCTAAAATTCCTTCCGATAAGCCGACTTGGGGAAGTTTCAACAAGCTGGCGGAAGATACCGACAATAATTCAATGACTATTCTGAATTCTCTTTTGAAAGATAAATTTGCAGATGGAACAGAAGGTAGAAAAATCCAGGATCTGTATGCAACTTATATGAATATCCAGAAAAGAAATGCAGACGGAATCAAGCCAATCCAGGCTAATATTAACAAAATCGACGCGATTAAAAATCTTAAAGATCTTCAAAATTATTTAACTTCCGTAACGAAAGAAGGTGAAAATACTATGTACGGTTGGGGAGTGGATGCAGATCTGAAAGATTCTAAAATGAATGCCGTTTATTTAGGAAATGCATCACTTGGATTAGGTAGAGACTACTATCAGAAAGTGAATGACAAAAACACGGAAGCTCTTGCAGAATACACAAAATATGTAGCTTCTATGTTGAAAGAATTAGGATACAAAAATGCTGATGCAGCTGCAAAAGGTATTGTAGAATACGAAAAAAGCATTGCTAAAACCTATCTTACCAATGAGCAGAGCCGTGACAATACGCTACAGTACAACCCAAGAACAATGGCTGAATTGAAGACATTGGTAAAAGGGGTTGATCTTCCTGCTTATCTTAAAGCGGTGGGCGTAAATACGGATAAAGTAATCATCGGAGAAATCGGTTATTATAAAGATTTCGATAAATTGGTAAATGAGAAAAATCTTCCTCTAATAAAAGATTATCTTAAATTCCACATGATCAACGGAAGCGCTTCTTATTTAAGTGAAAAACTGGGAGACATGAGGTTTGCTTTCTATGGTAAATACTTAAGAGGTCAGCAGGAGCAGAGAGCTTTAAACAAAAGAGGATATGAGTTGATTAACGGAACTTTAGGAGAAGCTTTCGGGAAATTATATGTTGAAAAATATTTCCCTGCAGAAGCTAAAGCCCAGATGGTGGAACTGATCGATTATCTGAAGAAAAGTTTTGCCGTACACATCAATAATTTAGCATGGATGTCTTCTACTACAAAGGAAAAGGCAATGCAGAAATTAAACAAATTTACGGTAAAAGTTGCTTATCCGGATAAATGGAAAGACTATTCTAAGTTAACAATCATTCCGGAATCTAAAGGAGGAAATTTATATTCAAACCTTCAGAATATTACAGAATGGCAGTATAATAAAGATTTAGCTAAAATCGGAAAACCTGTTGACAAATCAGAATGGGGAATGACTCCACAGACGGTGAATGCTTATTACAACCCTGTAAACAACGAGATTGTATTCCCGGCAGCCATTCTTCAGCCACCTTTCTTTAATCCTAATGCAGATGCAGCTGTTAATTTTGGTGGAATTGGAGCTGTGATCGGTCACGAAATGAGCCACGGATTTGATGACTCGGGAGCACAGTTCGATGCAGACGGAAATCTTGTAGACTGGTGGACTCCGGAGGATAAAGCTAATTTTGAAAAAGCAACAAAAGCTCTTGCTGCACAATACGATAAATATGAGCCGGTAAAAGGAACGTTCGTAAACGGAACCTTTACCAATGGTGAAAACATCGCCGACTTAGGTGGGGTAAATATTGCTTATGATGCATTACAAATGTATCTGAAAGACAAAGGAAATCCTGGACCTATCAGTGGTTACACACAGGATCAGAGATTCTTCCTGAGCTGGGCAACCGTTTGGAGAACATTATCAAGCGAGAAATACATGATCAATCAGGTGAAAACAGACCCGCACTCTCCTGGATATTTCAGAAGTTTCGGACCTCTTACCAATGTTGATGCATTCTACAAAGCATTCGACGTGAAAGAAGGCGACAAGCTTTACAAAAAACCGGAAGAAAGAATCAAAATCTGGTAA
- a CDS encoding CinA family nicotinamide mononucleotide deamidase-related protein, giving the protein MKNAVLITIGDEILSGNTVDTNSNFIATELKNIGIKVSQILTISDEIETIKKAIDSAFQIGDLIITTGGLGPTRDDKTKKAIAEFFNDEIALDEVTFNHLKAYMERRGRLEILERNREQAFVPTKSKVFQNHYGTAPCMMMEENGKLLFSLPGVPYEVKPLIKDQIVPYLHEKFSLNYITTRIVSVVGIPESILADMIEDWELALPGNLALSYLPVGTRVKLRLTATGENETFLQQQLEDEIQKLLPLIKDHVIATSEDKIEKILAEILTERKLTISTAESCTGGELAKMITSVSGSSAYFPGGIVSYATEKKIDILKVKSETVEEFTVVSEQVAGEMAAGCQKLFNTDIALSTTGVAGPGKGEDGKEVGTVFYTIRVGNQAVTSKLYMPHLERLDFMHFVSQKVIQDVVAILISEK; this is encoded by the coding sequence ATGAAAAATGCCGTTCTGATTACCATTGGTGACGAAATCCTATCCGGAAACACCGTAGACACCAATTCTAATTTCATAGCAACCGAACTTAAAAATATAGGGATTAAAGTCTCTCAGATTCTTACCATTTCAGATGAGATTGAAACCATTAAAAAGGCCATTGATTCTGCTTTTCAAATCGGGGATCTTATCATTACCACAGGAGGTTTGGGACCAACCCGGGATGATAAAACCAAAAAGGCTATTGCAGAATTTTTTAATGACGAAATTGCGCTGGATGAGGTGACATTTAATCATCTGAAAGCATATATGGAAAGGCGGGGCCGACTGGAAATTCTTGAAAGAAATCGAGAGCAGGCATTTGTTCCCACCAAATCAAAAGTTTTTCAGAACCATTACGGAACTGCGCCCTGTATGATGATGGAAGAAAACGGCAAACTGCTTTTTAGTCTTCCCGGCGTTCCTTATGAAGTAAAACCATTGATCAAAGACCAGATTGTACCGTATCTGCATGAAAAATTCAGCCTGAATTATATCACCACAAGAATTGTTTCTGTAGTTGGAATTCCCGAAAGTATCTTAGCAGATATGATAGAAGACTGGGAACTGGCTTTACCTGGAAATTTAGCATTATCTTATCTCCCTGTCGGGACTAGGGTAAAGTTGAGGCTGACTGCAACCGGAGAAAATGAGACATTTCTTCAGCAGCAGTTGGAAGATGAAATACAGAAATTGTTGCCTTTGATTAAAGATCATGTTATTGCAACTTCCGAAGATAAAATTGAAAAAATTCTTGCGGAAATTTTAACGGAACGAAAACTGACAATTTCAACAGCAGAAAGCTGCACCGGTGGAGAATTGGCCAAAATGATTACTTCTGTTTCGGGAAGTTCAGCGTATTTTCCGGGTGGAATTGTTTCTTATGCAACGGAGAAAAAGATTGATATTTTGAAAGTTAAATCAGAAACGGTAGAAGAATTTACAGTGGTAAGCGAGCAGGTTGCCGGTGAAATGGCAGCAGGTTGTCAGAAATTATTCAATACGGATATTGCTTTATCAACAACCGGTGTGGCCGGGCCTGGAAAAGGCGAGGACGGAAAAGAAGTGGGAACAGTTTTTTACACCATTAGAGTAGGAAATCAGGCGGTTACTTCAAAATTATACATGCCGCATCTCGAAAGACTTGATTTTATGCATTTCGTTTCACAGAAAGTTATTCAGGATGTGGTAGCAATCTTAATTTCAGAAAAATAA
- a CDS encoding lipocalin family protein translates to MKTFQKIAIPFSLGVLGLLVLSSCSVGIPKGATAVQNFNADRYLGTWYEIARFDYKFEKDMDNVTATYSKNPDGTIKVDNKGYNYVKKEWKQSVGEARFVNKETEARLKVSFFKPIWAGYNVVDIDDNYQYALVMGNNLKYLWILSRTKELPESIRQRFLEKAKRVGYKTDELIWVKHN, encoded by the coding sequence ATGAAGACTTTTCAGAAAATTGCAATCCCCTTTTCTTTAGGTGTTTTAGGACTTCTTGTTTTAAGTTCATGCTCTGTGGGAATTCCGAAAGGCGCCACAGCAGTTCAGAATTTCAATGCCGACAGATATCTTGGAACCTGGTACGAAATAGCCCGTTTCGATTATAAATTTGAGAAGGATATGGATAATGTTACTGCAACCTATTCCAAAAATCCGGACGGAACGATTAAAGTAGACAATAAAGGCTACAATTACGTGAAAAAAGAATGGAAACAGTCTGTGGGAGAAGCCCGATTCGTGAATAAAGAAACGGAAGCCCGTTTAAAAGTTTCTTTCTTTAAACCCATTTGGGCAGGTTACAACGTGGTAGATATTGATGATAATTACCAGTATGCTTTAGTCATGGGGAATAATTTAAAATATCTCTGGATTCTTTCCCGCACCAAAGAACTTCCGGAAAGTATAAGACAGCGATTCCTGGAAAAAGCAAAAAGAGTAGGCTATAAGACCGATGAATTAATCTGGGTTAAGCACAATTAA